One part of the Cyclobacteriaceae bacterium genome encodes these proteins:
- a CDS encoding biopolymer transporter ExbD, protein MSHPYTHTRPELQTGSMADIAFLMLTFFLMTTQITNHIGLALVLPQPNNVLAAPVHKRNLFTVQVNAANRFLVNGEVRTELDGLREEIKIFVLNNGRDVTRSDNPEKAVVSLKADRGTTHRAYIYALDEIQAAYYELYAEQAGISAEAFRKLDLGRHADRVLYEKGRKGIPMNISIAEL, encoded by the coding sequence CAAACGGGTTCCATGGCCGACATTGCCTTTTTGATGCTGACTTTTTTTCTGATGACTACCCAGATCACCAACCATATAGGATTAGCCCTTGTTTTGCCACAACCCAATAATGTTCTGGCAGCACCTGTACACAAGCGAAATTTATTTACCGTACAGGTAAACGCTGCCAACCGGTTTCTGGTAAATGGAGAAGTGAGAACGGAATTGGATGGGCTGCGCGAAGAGATTAAAATCTTTGTGTTAAATAACGGGCGAGATGTAACCCGTTCTGATAATCCTGAAAAAGCGGTAGTGTCACTGAAGGCCGACCGGGGAACTACCCATCGTGCATACATCTATGCGCTGGATGAAATCCAGGCTGCGTATTATGAACTTTATGCTGAACAGGCTGGAATCTCAGCTGAAGCATTCAGAAAGCTTGACCTGGGCCGCCATGCCGACCGGGTACTGTATGAAAAAGGAAGGAAAGGAATACCGATGAATATTTCGATTGCCGAGTTGTAA
- a CDS encoding single-stranded DNA-binding protein, protein MKSLRNSVQLIGRLGKDPEVKEFGDKKKATFSIATSDSYKNAKGEKVEDTQWHNVVIWGNLAGIAEKYLKKGQEVCIEGRLVHRDYETDKGEKRYITEINVNELLMLGGKQE, encoded by the coding sequence ATGAAAAGTTTGAGAAACAGCGTGCAGTTGATCGGTCGTTTAGGCAAAGACCCCGAAGTGAAAGAGTTTGGCGACAAGAAGAAGGCTACCTTCTCCATCGCTACTTCCGATTCGTACAAGAATGCAAAGGGTGAGAAAGTAGAAGATACCCAATGGCACAATGTAGTGATTTGGGGAAACCTGGCCGGTATTGCTGAAAAGTACCTGAAAAAAGGACAGGAAGTTTGCATTGAAGGCAGGTTGGTGCACCGTGATTACGAAACCGATAAGGGTGAGAAGCGCTACATTACCGAGATTAATGTGAATGAGCTATTAATGCTTGGTGGTAAGCAAGAGTAA
- a CDS encoding sulfotransferase family protein, translating to MKTLNIISSPRNISTALMYSFAHRTDTEVVDEPFYAVYFIKTGIVHPGREEVLKEQPHNEEDVLKDLFGVHNKPVFFIKNMAHHLEVLESFPFEHCENIFLIRNPKQIIASYAQVIDLPVMRDIGIEYQYNLFERLKALGQNPLVLDSGLLLENPEAVLTNLCHNLKIPFERSMLTWAAGPKPYDGVWAPYWYANVHKSTGFEKQPTSERPLPEHLTTLYLEAKKYYEKLLPFALRP from the coding sequence TTGAAAACACTTAATATTATTTCCAGCCCACGCAACATTTCAACTGCATTGATGTACTCTTTTGCCCATCGCACCGACACAGAAGTTGTGGATGAGCCTTTTTATGCTGTGTATTTTATCAAAACGGGTATCGTTCACCCAGGGCGGGAAGAAGTGTTAAAAGAGCAACCTCATAACGAAGAAGATGTATTGAAAGACCTTTTCGGGGTACATAACAAACCAGTCTTTTTCATAAAAAACATGGCGCATCACCTTGAAGTATTGGAAAGTTTTCCGTTTGAACACTGTGAAAACATTTTTCTGATTCGCAACCCAAAACAAATTATTGCCAGTTATGCACAGGTTATTGATCTGCCGGTCATGCGCGATATAGGCATTGAATACCAGTACAACCTCTTTGAAAGACTCAAGGCTTTGGGGCAAAATCCGCTGGTGCTGGATTCAGGACTCTTGCTTGAAAACCCCGAAGCCGTATTAACCAATCTTTGTCACAACCTTAAAATCCCCTTTGAGCGTTCCATGTTAACGTGGGCGGCAGGCCCTAAACCTTACGATGGTGTATGGGCACCCTATTGGTATGCCAATGTTCATAAATCAACCGGTTTTGAAAAGCAACCGACCAGCGAACGACCATTACCAGAACATTTGACAACTTTATACTTGGAGGCAAAAAAGTATTACGAAAAATTACTACCTTTTGCCCTGAGACCCTGA
- a CDS encoding aminotransferase class IV has protein sequence MLQSYNPKNANIKIHVGGKLLPREEAKVSVFDSSVQGGDAVWEGLRVYNGGIFCLDKHLDRLEASAHTLAFANVPSRNEIKKAIFETLQANGMRDEAHIRLTLTRGEKVTSGMDPRLNTKGCCLIVLAEWKPLVYNNDQGIRVITSSQRRNNPQFLDSKIHHNNLLNNILAKIQANVAGADAAIMLDHNGFVAELNDTNLFMVKAGQVYTPFADACLHGITRGLVLELCHTSGITVEERNLSLTEFYTADEVFATGTMGELTPVHEIDGRKIVNRSGKKILQTLQQGFQTLIPKYSEKLPF, from the coding sequence ATGCTTCAATCGTATAACCCTAAAAATGCCAATATTAAAATTCATGTAGGTGGCAAATTACTGCCGCGCGAAGAGGCTAAAGTTTCGGTGTTTGATAGTTCGGTACAAGGTGGTGACGCAGTATGGGAAGGTTTACGGGTTTATAATGGAGGTATTTTTTGTCTCGACAAACACCTCGATCGGTTGGAAGCTTCGGCACATACGCTTGCGTTTGCCAACGTTCCATCCCGTAATGAAATAAAAAAAGCAATTTTTGAAACCCTGCAAGCCAACGGCATGCGCGATGAAGCCCACATCCGGTTAACGCTTACCCGTGGAGAAAAGGTAACGTCTGGTATGGATCCGCGGCTAAATACCAAAGGCTGTTGCCTGATTGTACTGGCCGAATGGAAACCGTTAGTCTATAATAACGACCAGGGCATTCGGGTTATCACCTCTTCACAGCGAAGGAACAATCCACAATTCCTGGATTCAAAAATCCATCACAACAACCTGCTGAATAATATACTCGCTAAAATACAGGCCAATGTTGCCGGTGCCGATGCGGCCATCATGCTCGACCATAACGGCTTTGTTGCCGAGTTGAACGATACCAATTTATTCATGGTAAAAGCCGGGCAGGTGTATACTCCGTTTGCCGATGCCTGCCTGCACGGCATAACCCGTGGATTAGTTTTAGAACTATGCCACACCTCAGGCATTACGGTTGAGGAGCGTAACCTTTCCCTCACCGAGTTTTACACAGCCGATGAAGTATTTGCCACCGGCACGATGGGCGAACTTACGCCTGTACATGAAATTGATGGAAGGAAAATAGTTAACCGATCAGGAAAAAAAATACTGCAAACGCTACAGCAGGGCTTTCAAACACTAATTCCAAAATATTCTGAAAAACTACCTTTTTGA
- a CDS encoding helix-turn-helix domain-containing protein produces MSTGRKIEKLKFHSTEKWETLRGFKGGDGQRYAISNFGRVVSFWGTYDNGYFLKYSYIKNYPGIQLRKDGASKGFLVHRLVAQHFCDKPSAAHRFVIHLDHKKENNYYRNLKWVTKDDMHAHMVKDPNYIKSKAEYSGRGQKLTTDRVKLIKRKLAEGKTRMKIIAKQFGISEMQLYRIKSGVNWAHVKI; encoded by the coding sequence ATGAGCACAGGTCGCAAAATTGAAAAACTAAAATTCCACTCCACCGAAAAATGGGAAACCCTTCGGGGCTTTAAAGGTGGCGATGGACAGCGGTATGCTATCTCCAACTTCGGTCGTGTTGTTTCCTTTTGGGGCACTTACGACAATGGTTATTTTTTGAAATACAGCTACATCAAAAATTACCCGGGCATCCAACTGCGTAAAGATGGGGCCAGCAAAGGCTTCCTGGTCCATCGGTTGGTTGCCCAGCATTTTTGTGACAAACCAAGTGCAGCACACCGGTTTGTCATTCACCTGGACCATAAGAAGGAAAACAATTACTACCGGAATTTAAAGTGGGTAACCAAAGATGACATGCATGCCCACATGGTTAAGGACCCGAACTACATTAAATCAAAAGCCGAGTACAGTGGCCGCGGGCAAAAGCTAACCACCGATCGTGTGAAGCTTATTAAGCGCAAATTGGCTGAAGGTAAAACCCGCATGAAAATTATTGCAAAACAATTTGGCATTTCAGAAATGCAACTTTACAGGATTAAATCGGGGGTAAACTGGGCCCATGTAAAAATCTGA
- a CDS encoding beta-lactamase family protein, producing MKKNLTILFSFILFAVHAQVLTPSKPESNGISPERLKRIDQMINELIESKSIPGAVVLIARNGKIVYHQAYGYSDIDSRKPMQKDNIFRIASQSKAIASLAAMILWEEGKFQLDDPVSRYIPEFKNPTVLKSFNAADSSYTTEPAGKEITIRHLLTHTSGIDYAAIGSNEFKAIYAKAGVPSGIGNDGDVLGDKIKILARLPLKHKPGERWTYGLNIDVIGYLVELWSGMPFDQFLKKRVFDPLGMKDTWFYLPKDKHDRLVTLYSDQSGKLARQVAPVYDNVNPDYPKSNGKYFSGGAGLSSTVEDYAKFLQMFLNKGQYNGVRILSRKTVELILTNQLYVPDANPFGLAFGLETESNDYQSIVSIGSFSWGGAFNTHYWADPKEQLIGIIYTNMYNSSQWSIGGKFKVLTYQSIND from the coding sequence ATGAAAAAAAATCTCACTATTCTATTCTCGTTTATCCTCTTTGCTGTCCATGCACAGGTTTTAACACCTTCAAAACCTGAATCAAATGGTATTTCGCCCGAACGCTTAAAGCGTATCGATCAAATGATAAACGAACTAATTGAATCAAAATCCATTCCCGGAGCAGTGGTGTTGATTGCCCGCAACGGAAAAATTGTTTATCACCAGGCGTATGGCTATAGTGACATCGATTCCAGAAAACCAATGCAGAAAGACAACATCTTCCGTATCGCTTCACAAAGCAAGGCTATTGCCAGTTTAGCGGCAATGATCTTGTGGGAAGAAGGAAAGTTTCAACTGGATGATCCTGTTTCACGTTATATCCCGGAATTCAAAAACCCTACAGTACTAAAATCTTTTAATGCTGCCGACAGCAGCTACACAACCGAACCCGCTGGTAAAGAAATTACAATACGACATCTGCTCACTCATACTTCAGGTATTGATTATGCCGCCATCGGCAGTAACGAGTTCAAAGCAATTTATGCAAAAGCTGGTGTGCCCAGCGGCATTGGTAACGATGGTGATGTGCTTGGTGATAAAATTAAAATACTGGCAAGATTGCCTTTAAAACATAAGCCCGGTGAGCGATGGACCTACGGTTTAAATATTGATGTGATCGGCTACCTGGTTGAACTATGGTCGGGTATGCCGTTCGATCAGTTTTTAAAGAAACGGGTATTCGATCCGTTGGGCATGAAAGATACCTGGTTCTATTTACCAAAAGACAAACACGATCGGCTTGTTACCTTGTATTCCGATCAGAGCGGTAAGCTTGCACGTCAGGTAGCGCCTGTTTATGATAACGTTAACCCCGATTATCCGAAAAGCAACGGAAAATATTTTTCAGGGGGAGCCGGGTTATCCTCAACCGTTGAGGATTACGCGAAGTTTCTTCAAATGTTTCTCAACAAAGGGCAGTACAATGGTGTACGAATCCTGAGTCGGAAAACCGTTGAACTTATACTCACCAATCAACTGTACGTGCCCGATGCCAATCCCTTTGGGTTGGCTTTTGGTTTAGAGACAGAAAGTAATGATTATCAATCCATTGTGTCCATAGGCTCATTCAGTTGGGGCGGGGCATTTAATACCCACTACTGGGCCGACCCGAAAGAACAACTCATTGGCATTATCTATACCAATATGTATAACTCTTCCCAGTGGAGTATTGGAGGTAAATTTAAAGTGCTGACCTATCAATCAATAAATGATTGA
- a CDS encoding cation transporter has translation MDITAVTQKENKLYTTALLLAVFTILYNLVEGIIATWFGYEDETLTLFGFGVDSFIELISGIGIMHMILRIRHNPTASRDGFERTALRITGTAFYLLVAGLIIGASIVIYTGQKPETTFWGVIISGISILVMLALIYGKRKVGNALHSEAILADANCTLVCVYMSIILLVSSGLYELTNLPYIDAAGTLGLAWFSYKEGKECFEKASSDKYCACDHD, from the coding sequence ATGGATATCACAGCCGTAACTCAGAAAGAAAATAAACTCTACACAACAGCACTGCTATTAGCGGTATTTACCATCCTCTATAATCTTGTTGAAGGCATTATCGCCACCTGGTTTGGCTATGAGGATGAAACCTTAACCTTATTCGGATTTGGGGTAGATAGTTTTATTGAACTTATTTCAGGAATAGGTATCATGCACATGATTCTTCGCATTCGCCATAATCCAACCGCAAGCCGTGATGGTTTTGAACGCACAGCTTTGCGCATAACCGGTACCGCGTTTTACCTGCTGGTTGCCGGCCTAATCATCGGGGCAAGCATCGTAATCTATACCGGACAAAAACCGGAAACAACCTTTTGGGGCGTGATCATTTCAGGCATAAGCATTTTAGTAATGCTTGCGCTTATTTATGGTAAACGCAAAGTTGGAAATGCCCTGCACAGCGAAGCCATCCTGGCCGATGCCAATTGCACGCTGGTGTGTGTATACATGTCCATTATCTTGTTGGTCTCAAGCGGACTGTACGAACTCACCAACCTGCCCTACATTGATGCAGCCGGCACACTTGGCCTGGCGTGGTTCTCGTACAAAGAAGGAAAGGAATGCTTTGAAAAGGCAAGCAGCGATAAGTACTGCGCGTGCGATCATGACTAG
- a CDS encoding SemiSWEET family sugar transporter gives MNTIQLLGLVAGSCTTAAFIPQVVKTWKSRSAKDLSLGMFSIFCTGVLLWLAYGLLIMDIPVIIANMVTLVLASFLLVLKLRWKH, from the coding sequence ATGAATACCATTCAGCTTTTGGGATTAGTGGCGGGTTCCTGTACTACAGCTGCCTTTATTCCGCAGGTTGTTAAAACCTGGAAAAGCAGGTCGGCTAAGGATTTATCGCTTGGGATGTTTTCTATTTTTTGTACCGGTGTTTTGTTATGGTTAGCCTACGGGTTACTCATTATGGACATACCTGTAATTATTGCAAACATGGTAACCTTAGTGTTGGCGTCTTTCCTGCTCGTGCTTAAACTCCGTTGGAAGCACTAG
- a CDS encoding ABC transporter permease subunit yields MLQLLRIDLKKLTSYRTFWIICGLYFFTLLTTTASGMEFLKWLARTVEGFGQSINIKRIPLYHFPDVWQNLAWSSGLLKIMIAIMVMISITNEYSYRTIRQNIIDGLSRKEFLLSKIYTNFLLSALSMVLVFLVALVTGLIYSSHLNMDYMFQGVEFYPAYFLEVFAFLSFALMLGIFVQRSGLSIILLLNSYLIELIIKENIDDYVPWLIKFFPLESIMNLVPMPFARYAFQQIQDYVSLQSVAIALVWAFLFNYFSYLRLKKADL; encoded by the coding sequence ATGCTACAACTGCTTAGAATAGATTTAAAAAAACTTACCAGTTACCGTACCTTTTGGATTATTTGTGGATTGTATTTCTTTACGCTCCTCACCACAACGGCCAGTGGCATGGAGTTTTTGAAATGGCTTGCCCGCACGGTTGAAGGGTTTGGCCAATCCATTAACATTAAGCGCATTCCTCTTTATCATTTCCCGGATGTGTGGCAAAACCTGGCCTGGAGCAGCGGTTTGCTGAAGATCATGATTGCCATTATGGTGATGATCTCTATCACAAATGAATATTCTTACCGTACCATCCGCCAGAATATTATTGACGGCTTAAGTCGTAAAGAATTTCTTTTATCCAAGATATACACGAATTTTTTGTTAAGTGCATTAAGTATGGTATTGGTGTTTCTTGTGGCACTCGTCACCGGACTTATTTACTCCAGTCACCTGAATATGGACTACATGTTTCAAGGAGTGGAATTTTACCCGGCATACTTCCTTGAAGTTTTTGCTTTTTTATCGTTTGCCTTAATGCTGGGCATTTTTGTTCAACGATCTGGCCTGAGTATTATCTTATTGTTGAATTCTTACCTGATTGAACTTATTATTAAAGAGAATATTGATGACTATGTTCCGTGGTTGATCAAATTCTTTCCGTTGGAATCAATTATGAATTTAGTGCCCATGCCTTTCGCACGGTATGCGTTTCAGCAGATTCAGGATTATGTTAGCCTGCAGTCTGTAGCTATAGCACTGGTGTGGGCTTTTTTGTTCAACTATTTTAGTTATCTGCGGCTAAAGAAAGCAGATTTGTAA
- a CDS encoding ABC transporter ATP-binding protein, with protein sequence METVLSIQDLSKHFGRIKAVNNLKLEVQKGQVFGMLGPNGSGKTTTLGMLMGVTNPTSGKFLWFGEEPTPQLRRKIGAVLEHPIFYPYLSGQKNLELNAMIKQCPVENIPRVLELVELTERKDDKYKTYSLGMKQRLAIASALLNDPTVLILDEPTNGLDPMGIAEIRDIIRKIAANGKTIILASHLLDEVQKVCTHFAILKRGNMVYTGPVDDVGKGSETVEVNAEVENLNEILLTFPGTSSVNRENGVYQVTMREGHHGKELNRFLFEKGIMANHLVTKKKSLEKQFLEILAEAH encoded by the coding sequence TTGGAAACTGTTCTCTCCATTCAAGATCTCTCCAAGCATTTTGGCAGAATAAAGGCTGTAAACAACCTGAAACTTGAAGTACAAAAAGGTCAGGTGTTTGGTATGCTTGGCCCCAACGGCAGTGGTAAAACCACTACCTTAGGTATGCTCATGGGGGTTACAAACCCAACTTCCGGAAAGTTTTTGTGGTTTGGTGAAGAGCCAACCCCTCAGTTGCGCAGAAAAATCGGGGCAGTATTGGAGCACCCCATTTTTTATCCTTACCTCAGCGGACAAAAGAACCTTGAACTCAATGCCATGATCAAGCAGTGCCCGGTGGAAAATATTCCGAGGGTGCTGGAACTGGTTGAACTTACTGAACGCAAGGACGATAAATACAAAACCTATTCATTGGGTATGAAGCAGCGGCTTGCCATTGCCTCGGCCTTGCTCAATGATCCTACGGTTCTCATTTTGGATGAGCCTACCAACGGACTTGATCCTATGGGTATTGCCGAGATCAGGGACATCATCAGAAAGATTGCAGCGAATGGCAAAACCATTATTCTGGCCAGTCACCTGCTGGATGAAGTGCAAAAGGTTTGTACACATTTTGCCATCCTTAAGCGTGGCAACATGGTATACACCGGTCCTGTAGATGATGTTGGAAAGGGTTCAGAAACGGTAGAGGTAAATGCGGAAGTAGAAAACCTGAATGAGATATTGTTGACATTCCCAGGCACATCCTCTGTTAATCGCGAAAATGGTGTTTACCAGGTAACCATGCGCGAGGGCCATCATGGAAAAGAGTTAAACAGGTTTTTGTTTGAAAAAGGTATAATGGCCAACCACCTGGTTACAAAGAAGAAAAGCCTGGAGAAGCAATTTCTGGAAATACTTGCTGAGGCACATTAA